One part of the Flavobacterium johnsoniae UW101 genome encodes these proteins:
- a CDS encoding helix-turn-helix domain-containing protein — protein sequence MEQKIHQGRNVKRFREMLGIKQEALAYDLGEDWSQKKISMLEQKDIIEDNVLKLISNSLKIPVEAFQNFNEEQAVNIISNTFNDQSNGYNYYPTFNVNPIEKWIEALEEIKRLNSELLKSKDEHIKVLEKLAKDK from the coding sequence ATGGAACAGAAAATTCATCAGGGAAGAAACGTTAAACGTTTCAGAGAAATGTTAGGCATAAAACAAGAAGCATTGGCTTATGATCTGGGAGAAGACTGGAGCCAGAAGAAAATTTCTATGCTGGAGCAGAAAGATATAATAGAAGATAATGTACTTAAACTAATATCTAATTCTTTAAAAATTCCTGTTGAAGCTTTTCAAAATTTTAATGAAGAGCAAGCCGTGAATATTATTTCTAATACTTTTAATGATCAATCTAACGGCTATAATTATTATCCAACATTTAATGTAAATCCAATAGAAAAATGGATAGAAGCCTTAGAAGAAATTAAAAGATTAAATTCAGAACTTTTAAAATCTAAAGATGAACATATAAAGGTTTTAGAAAAACTAGCAAAAGATAAATAA
- a CDS encoding VOC family protein, whose protein sequence is MKTRMIWANLATNDIQKTIQFYTALGFKQNGKETSELVSFAFADSNFIINFFTAKRFEWALKGKPVNTETENEIIFSLSADSREEVDLWLEKVKKAGGVIFSEPEDFEVGYTFGFTDPDGHKFNFLYWPGM, encoded by the coding sequence ATGAAAACCAGAATGATATGGGCAAATTTAGCCACTAACGATATACAAAAAACAATTCAGTTTTATACTGCTTTGGGCTTTAAACAGAACGGAAAAGAAACAAGCGAATTAGTAAGTTTTGCATTTGCCGACAGCAATTTTATAATTAACTTTTTTACCGCTAAAAGGTTTGAATGGGCTTTAAAAGGCAAGCCTGTCAACACAGAAACTGAAAATGAAATTATCTTTTCGTTATCTGCAGACAGCAGGGAAGAAGTCGATTTATGGCTGGAAAAAGTAAAAAAAGCCGGAGGCGTAATTTTCTCTGAACCCGAAGATTTTGAAGTAGGCTACACTTTTGGTTTTACTGATCCTGACGGACATAAATTCAACTTTTTATATTGGCCTGGAATGTAG
- a CDS encoding nuclear transport factor 2 family protein, giving the protein MANQFEEVIAKAYTAFNERKIDNALSTMQPDVQWSKAWEGGYISGHDEIKKYWTRQWTEINPKVDPVGFNQRENGSLEVKVHQNVKDLQNNILFDGFVKHVYTFQNGLIKTMDIELVENN; this is encoded by the coding sequence ATGGCAAATCAATTTGAAGAAGTAATTGCAAAAGCTTATACAGCCTTTAATGAAAGAAAAATAGACAATGCATTATCTACGATGCAGCCAGATGTGCAATGGTCTAAAGCCTGGGAAGGCGGTTACATAAGCGGACACGATGAAATTAAAAAATACTGGACCAGACAATGGACTGAAATTAATCCAAAGGTTGACCCAGTTGGTTTTAATCAAAGAGAAAATGGCAGTCTTGAAGTAAAAGTACATCAAAACGTAAAGGATCTTCAAAACAATATACTATTTGACGGATTCGTAAAACATGTTTATACTTTTCAAAATGGTTTGATAAAAACGATGGATATTGAATTGGTTGAGAATAATTAG